The following are encoded together in the Methanosarcina flavescens genome:
- a CDS encoding methylamine methyltransferase corrinoid protein reductive activase, with translation MSYGVAIDLGTSGYRAQKIDLDTEEIRRTVITLRNPLPGANVMDHMDFGIRYGQALAHGLSINAVKILFRALDVKSEELERLSICGNPIQLSIFQGISIEDLAYAGERKKKKYNIQEQDRSARIIHSSEISGLDEYDCEVVVPPAIKHEVGADALALIVKSGMLDSNDISIATDYGTNAEMALKVKDIIYTGSAAAGPALEGQQIKHGKLASPYAISDIEFEDGALRNFVLSEEMKSVQGDLVDPATGEVLNEGQIKAKGITGTGVIALIEKGMESGLIELPKINTPDRLIHLQNKIDFSEKDLVEAGKAIGAIRAGHITLCSVAGIEMTDIDTAYMAGAAGTYMDAAKAQKVGLIPYATGKICQLGNTSLAVAREILLSEERLWELQDIASKIIGTHIMFATAPEFRDTYVLELAYWEEGMPFKMFKKHLKKKGLPALGDPIEKPSIEKRVERDIPVLGEEGLHVLERVGTYMTMVVDCPECKKCIKVCPTGAISIDEENRIMISTDLCEGAHCQRCIRACPPEEFSWENLEVFEQQLQE, from the coding sequence ATGAGTTATGGAGTTGCAATTGACCTTGGAACCAGCGGGTATCGAGCTCAGAAAATCGATCTGGATACAGAAGAGATCCGAAGAACAGTGATAACTTTGAGGAACCCTCTGCCCGGAGCGAATGTGATGGATCACATGGACTTTGGAATTCGCTACGGGCAGGCGCTTGCACATGGGCTTTCCATAAATGCGGTGAAGATTCTGTTCCGTGCTCTTGATGTGAAAAGTGAGGAACTTGAAAGACTCTCAATCTGCGGAAATCCAATCCAGCTATCCATCTTTCAGGGGATAAGCATTGAAGACCTGGCCTATGCAGGGGAACGTAAGAAAAAGAAGTACAACATACAGGAACAGGATAGAAGCGCCAGAATAATACATAGCAGCGAAATCTCCGGGCTTGATGAGTATGATTGTGAAGTCGTAGTTCCTCCTGCAATAAAGCACGAAGTCGGGGCAGATGCTCTTGCCCTGATAGTAAAATCTGGAATGCTTGATAGCAACGATATCTCAATTGCTACGGACTACGGGACAAATGCAGAAATGGCCCTTAAAGTAAAAGATATAATTTATACGGGGTCTGCAGCTGCCGGCCCTGCTCTTGAAGGACAGCAGATAAAGCACGGAAAACTTGCATCTCCATATGCCATATCAGATATCGAATTTGAGGATGGAGCATTAAGGAATTTTGTCCTTAGCGAAGAGATGAAATCTGTTCAGGGAGATCTCGTAGACCCGGCAACAGGAGAAGTGCTTAATGAAGGTCAGATCAAAGCTAAAGGAATTACAGGTACCGGAGTTATAGCGCTAATAGAGAAAGGAATGGAAAGCGGCCTTATAGAGCTCCCTAAAATTAATACCCCTGACAGACTCATTCATCTGCAGAACAAGATAGATTTCTCTGAGAAAGACCTGGTAGAAGCTGGAAAAGCTATAGGTGCTATCCGTGCAGGGCATATTACGCTCTGTTCCGTTGCAGGTATTGAAATGACGGATATCGACACAGCTTATATGGCGGGCGCTGCCGGCACATATATGGATGCGGCAAAAGCTCAGAAAGTGGGGTTGATCCCATACGCGACAGGAAAAATCTGTCAGCTTGGGAACACCTCACTTGCAGTAGCCCGCGAAATCCTCCTTTCAGAAGAGAGGTTATGGGAGCTCCAGGACATTGCAAGCAAGATAATAGGCACACACATAATGTTTGCTACCGCTCCGGAGTTCAGGGATACATATGTACTCGAACTTGCATACTGGGAAGAGGGTATGCCCTTTAAGATGTTTAAGAAACACCTCAAAAAGAAGGGACTTCCTGCGCTCGGAGATCCTATAGAAAAGCCCAGTATTGAGAAACGTGTGGAGAGAGACATTCCGGTTCTCGGAGAGGAGGGGCTTCATGTACTTGAAAGAGTCGGAACCTACATGACCATGGTTGTCGATTGCCCCGAGTGTAAGAAGTGTATTAAAGTCTGTCCAACTGGAGCCATATCAATTGATGAAGAAAACAGAATTATGATAAGTACTGATCTGTGTGAAGGTGCCCATTGCCAGCGATGCATACGAGCCTGCCCTCCGGAAGAATTTAGCTGGGAGAATCTTGAGGTTTTCGAGCAACAGTTGCAGGAATAA
- the purB gene encoding adenylosuccinate lyase: MAIHPIDYRYGTAEMKHVWSQENRLAKILQVEAALALAEADMGLIPADAAEIISQSISSVKAERVDEIEAEIHHDMMAVVIAISEQCRDDAGKWVHFGATSNDILDTATALQIRDAIDILEDKLRTLLRALVNQAEAHKQTVCCGRTHGQIGVPTTYGLRFAIWASEISRHLDRLNQLTPRVTVGQMTGAVGTQAAFGKAGILIQKLTMQHLGIGTVDVSNQIIQRDRHAEFVMWMANTVTTLDKIGIAIRTLQRSEIAEIEESFGKKQVGSSTMPHKRNPIKSEQICGLAKIVRAMVEPELLNNTLWDERDLTNSSSERIIFPEACVLTDHILKLGIDVIENLRFYPENIRRNLELLRGLNMGEAVMIELAKRGVGRQEAHELVRTAAMKAHDTGQHFKTVLLETPEIARYLTVMDIENLVNPDKYIGTAVEQVEVLVTKLRETYSL, encoded by the coding sequence GTGGCGATTCATCCTATAGACTACCGTTATGGTACGGCAGAAATGAAACACGTATGGAGCCAGGAGAACAGACTTGCAAAGATCCTGCAGGTAGAAGCTGCCCTTGCCCTTGCTGAGGCAGATATGGGTTTGATTCCAGCAGATGCGGCTGAAATCATATCCCAGAGTATTTCTTCTGTAAAAGCCGAAAGGGTTGATGAAATTGAAGCTGAGATCCACCATGACATGATGGCTGTGGTCATTGCGATTTCTGAACAGTGCAGAGATGATGCCGGAAAATGGGTACATTTCGGAGCTACTTCAAATGATATCCTGGACACGGCGACAGCTCTCCAGATTAGAGACGCAATCGATATTCTGGAAGATAAACTCAGAACTTTACTCAGGGCCCTGGTTAACCAGGCTGAAGCACACAAGCAGACGGTCTGCTGCGGAAGAACCCATGGACAAATCGGGGTTCCAACAACTTACGGATTGCGTTTTGCGATCTGGGCTTCGGAGATCTCAAGGCATCTGGACCGTCTCAATCAACTCACTCCGAGAGTGACAGTTGGGCAGATGACCGGAGCAGTCGGGACCCAGGCTGCCTTTGGAAAGGCCGGAATTCTTATCCAGAAACTTACTATGCAGCATCTTGGAATCGGGACTGTAGATGTTTCCAACCAGATTATTCAGCGGGATAGGCATGCCGAATTTGTAATGTGGATGGCAAATACAGTCACGACTCTGGATAAGATAGGTATAGCAATCAGGACTCTCCAGCGCAGTGAAATTGCTGAGATTGAGGAAAGTTTTGGAAAAAAGCAGGTAGGTTCATCTACCATGCCTCATAAGCGTAATCCTATAAAGTCCGAGCAGATATGCGGACTTGCAAAAATTGTAAGGGCTATGGTCGAGCCTGAGCTTTTAAATAATACCCTGTGGGATGAAAGAGACCTGACAAACTCTTCCTCTGAGAGGATAATTTTCCCTGAAGCCTGCGTGCTTACGGATCACATCCTTAAGCTCGGGATAGACGTGATTGAAAACCTGAGGTTCTATCCTGAGAACATTCGGAGGAATCTGGAGCTGCTCAGAGGTCTCAATATGGGCGAAGCTGTAATGATCGAGCTTGCAAAGCGAGGAGTAGGCAGGCAGGAAGCCCACGAACTTGTGCGGACTGCGGCAATGAAAGCCCATGATACGGGGCAGCATTTTAAAACCGTACTCCTGGAAACCCCCGAAATTGCAAGATATCTAACCGTTATGGATATTGAGAACCTTGTAAACCCCGACAAATACATAGGGACTGCAGTTGAGCAGGTTGAAGTACTTGTTACAAAACTTCGCGAGACCTATTCCCTCTAA
- a CDS encoding 50S ribosomal protein L40e, producing MARFPEAEERLLNKKICMKCNARNAIRATRCRKCGSSALRVKSKESKGA from the coding sequence ATGGCTCGTTTTCCAGAAGCAGAAGAAAGATTATTAAATAAGAAGATTTGTATGAAGTGTAATGCTAGGAACGCAATAAGAGCAACCCGCTGCAGAAAATGCGGCAGCAGTGCTCTTCGGGTTAAATCCAAGGAATCCAAGGGAGCATGA
- a CDS encoding geranylgeranylglyceryl/heptaprenylglyceryl phosphate synthase — protein sequence MQVEAHLQKIIDQEGKVHLTLIDPASQTPERAAEIALAAVKGGTDAIMIGGSTGASGTLLDETVIKIKEKVDVPTILFPGSSAGLSRYADAVFFMSLLNSRDIGYVITNQVLGAPLVYRSKIEPISMAYIIVEPGGTVGWVGDAKLIPRKKPEIAAVYALAGKYLGMHYTYLEAGSGADTPISPEMIGAVKQVLGENKLIVGGGIRDAKTAKLCASAGADMIVTGTILEEVKDVTAKVAEIVSAIKR from the coding sequence TTGCAGGTGGAAGCACACCTTCAGAAAATCATTGATCAAGAAGGAAAAGTTCATCTTACCCTTATAGATCCCGCTTCCCAGACGCCTGAACGAGCCGCTGAAATCGCCCTTGCAGCAGTTAAGGGAGGCACCGATGCCATCATGATAGGGGGTTCAACCGGAGCGTCGGGAACCCTGCTTGATGAAACCGTCATAAAAATAAAAGAAAAGGTAGATGTCCCAACCATTCTTTTTCCGGGAAGTTCAGCCGGGCTCAGCAGGTATGCAGATGCCGTATTTTTCATGAGCCTGCTGAATTCGAGAGACATAGGGTATGTGATCACAAATCAGGTGCTTGGAGCTCCGCTTGTGTACAGAAGCAAGATCGAACCTATCTCCATGGCATATATTATTGTCGAGCCCGGAGGAACGGTTGGCTGGGTAGGAGACGCAAAACTGATTCCCAGGAAGAAGCCTGAAATTGCTGCTGTATATGCCCTTGCAGGCAAATATCTTGGCATGCATTACACCTACCTTGAGGCTGGCTCTGGAGCTGATACGCCTATCAGCCCTGAGATGATAGGAGCTGTCAAGCAAGTACTCGGAGAGAACAAACTCATAGTTGGCGGTGGGATCAGAGACGCAAAAACTGCAAAGCTTTGTGCTTCTGCAGGTGCAGATATGATAGTTACCGGCACCATTCTTGAAGAAGTAAAAGATGTTACTGCAAAGGTGGCTGAAATTGTATCAGCGATAAAAAGATGA
- a CDS encoding pentapeptide repeat-containing protein, translated as MLPALKRTYLKKAHLKRAYLKRAYLKRAYLKRAYLIPYFF; from the coding sequence GTGCTGCCTGCTCTAAAAAGAACTTATTTAAAAAAAGCTCATTTAAAAAGAGCTTATTTAAAAAGAGCTTACTTAAAAAGAGCTTACTTAAAAAGAGCTTATTTAATTCCATACTTCTTTTAA